Proteins from one Triticum aestivum cultivar Chinese Spring chromosome 7A, IWGSC CS RefSeq v2.1, whole genome shotgun sequence genomic window:
- the LOC123149089 gene encoding NAC domain-containing protein 21/22: MNSLSMVEARLPPGFRFHPRDDELVLDYLAKKLGGGGGGAAAAVASMYGCPTMVDVDLNKIEPWDLPEIACIGGKEWYFYSLRDRKYATGQRTNRATESGYWKATGKDRSISRKGLLVGMRKTLVFYQGRAPKGKKTEWVMHEFRKEGQGDLMKLPLKEDWVLCRVFYKTRATVAKPPTGSSYNIESAAATSLPLLIDNYIAFDHPGMSTVQNLEGYEQVPCFSNNPSSHPASSASMNIPVTAMAPMAADQEQQHMGKAIKDALSQLTRFEQGNVKREAPAQGGVFAQDGFEYLAESGFSQMWNSLN; encoded by the exons ATGAATTCGCTGAGCATGGTGGAGGCGAGGCTGCCGCCGGGGTTCAGGTTCCACCCGCGGGACGACGAGCTCGTGCTCGACTACCTGGCAAAGAaactcggtggcggcggcggaggggcggcggctgcggttgcgaGCATGTACGGCTGCCCCACCATGGTCGACGTCGACCTCAACAAGATCGAGCCCTGGGACCTCCCTG AAATTGCATGCATTGGCGGAAAGGAGTGGTACTTCTACAGCTTGAGGGACAGGAAGTACGCTACAGGCCAGAGAACAAATAGAGCAACTGAATCGGGCTATTGGAAGGCCACCGGAAAAGACCGATCGATAAGCCGGAAAGGGTTGCTAGTTGGCATGAGAAAAACCCTGGTGTTCTATCAAGGCAGAGCCCCTAAGGGGAAGAAGACTGAGTGGGTCATGCACGAATTCCGCAAGGAAGGGCAAGGCGATCTGATGAAGTTGCCACTCAAG GAGGACTGGGTCTTGTGTAGGGTTTTCTACAAGACTAGGGCAACCGTTGCCAAGCCACCCACAGGGAGCAGCTACAACATTGAAAGTGCAGCTGCAACCTCGCTGCCTCTCCTCATTGACAACTACATTGCCTTTGACCATCCTGGAATGTCGACGGTGCAAAACCTAGAGGGTTATGAGCAAGTGCCCTGCTTCTCCAACAATCCCTCCTCTCACCCAGCGTCGTCGGCCTCGATGAACATCCCGGTGACGGCAATGGCTCCCATGGCTGCTGATCAGGAGCAGCAGCACatgggcaaggcaatcaaggacgCATTGAGCCAGCTCACCAGGTTTGAGCAAGGCAACGTGAAGAGGGAGGCGCCTGCCCAGGGTGGTGTGTTTGCTCAAGATGGGTTCGAGTACTTAGCTGAGAGTGGCTTCTCACAGATGTGGAACTCACTCAATTGA